From the genome of Longimicrobium sp.:
GCCACGCCAGCATGCGGTCGGCGCGGCGCCGGGTCTCGCCGATCAGGCTGGAGCCCGCGGCGGGCGTGGTCGCCGGAAGGTCGGACGCGCGGCGGCCGAACAGGCGGGCGCCGCCCAGCGGAAGCTCGTCGGGTGTGCTCGGGGTCATCGCGCGGGGATGGTGGGGGTCGGCTCGATGGACGGACGCGGGGGGAGCTCCGTCCCAGCTCTGCATCAAGATACGGTAGCAGCCGGCGATCCGGATGTCCCCGCGTAAATACGGCCTGCCCGGCGCCGATGTGAGGCCGCCGCAAGGCGATGCGCCGGGCGCGGCTCCAGCGGGACGCGGCATGGAATCGAGGCGTGCGGCCGTTCCTCCGCGCGCTCCGCGGCCTCTGCATGAGGCCATCTTTTTCCCGCCGTGGTGTGGCGGCTGGATTTTCGATTGGGGGATGAAGAAAGGCGGGACGCCTCGCTCCGGCGCCCGCCCGATGTCCTCCGCCGCACCGATGGACGGCTATTCCCCGCGCCACCCTGACCGCAGCGCGTCGATGGCGGCGCGGACTGCCTTGCCGCGGTGGCTGACGGCGTTCTTCCGCGCGGGCGGCAGCTCGCCGAAGGTCATCCCTTCGGCGGGGAGCCAGAAGAGCGGATCGTAGCCGAATCCGCCGCTGCCGCGCGGCGCGTCCAGCACCACGCCGTCGCAGGTGCCGACGTACACGCTTTCGCGGCCCTGCGCGTCCGCGAGCGCGGCGGCGCAGACGTAGCGCGCGGTGCGGCGCCCGGGCGGGAGGCCGTCCAGCATGCGGAGGAGATGGCGGTTGTTGGCCTCGTCCTGCCGCAGCCCGCGCGACTCCTCTTCGCCGGCGAAGCGGCGCGAGCGCACGCCCGGCGCGCCGCCGAGCGCGTCGACGCAGATGCCGGAATCGTCCGCCAGCGTAAGCTCGCCCGTCTTCGCGGCGAACCAGCGGGCCTTCGCCAGCGCGTTCTCCTCGAAGGTCTCGAACACCTCCAGCGCGTCCTCGTCCGGCGTTTCCTCGATGCCCAGATCTTCGAGGCCGGCGATCTCGATCTCCGGGTAACCGGCCAGGATCTCGCGGATCTCGCGCACCTTGCCGGGGTTGCGCGTGGCGACCAGCAGCCGCATCAGCCGGCGTCCGCGAGGCGGTGGTGCGTGACGACGGCTGACGTGCTTCGGCCGGCCACAGATCCTTCGGCCTGCACGCTTCTGCGCAGTCGCGGTTTCGGCGCGGCCGGCCTCAGGATGACGTCCATCCTCCAGCGCTCCATCGGCTTATCCCCCGACGG
Proteins encoded in this window:
- the rdgB gene encoding RdgB/HAM1 family non-canonical purine NTP pyrophosphatase; translated protein: MMRLLVATRNPGKVREIREILAGYPEIEIAGLEDLGIEETPDEDALEVFETFEENALAKARWFAAKTGELTLADDSGICVDALGGAPGVRSRRFAGEEESRGLRQDEANNRHLLRMLDGLPPGRRTARYVCAAALADAQGRESVYVGTCDGVVLDAPRGSGGFGYDPLFWLPAEGMTFGELPPARKNAVSHRGKAVRAAIDALRSGWRGE